The Chrysoperla carnea chromosome X, inChrCarn1.1, whole genome shotgun sequence genome includes a region encoding these proteins:
- the LOC123302354 gene encoding potential E3 ubiquitin-protein ligase ariadne-2-like isoform X1 encodes MDGMSFDSDMEYSDNDCYDDDDYYNMGDDCDIEQIDPSKTDPEYFAYDCLTVEEVERLLNESVEILSNNLQITPSLAKVLLHAHGWQTQEVLLKYRDNSKLLNGIRRGLGAQMKPSTTVPNSASPSCSLSTTSAAVKNNASSSSQQVQCPVCMVAHLPEKFCGLPCGHAFCTECWAMHFEVQIMQGISTDICCMATDCDVLVPEDLVLSFLMPRPALRNRYQQFAFQDYVRSHPQLRFCPGPNCPLVLRAKEPRAKRATCSQCKTTLCFKCGTDYHAPTDCGIIKKWLTKCADDSETANYISAHTKDCPKCHICIEKNGGCNHMQCYNCKYDFCWMCLGDWKAHGSEYYECSRYKENPNIAHESVHAQFCSQAREALKKYLHYYERWENHSKSLRLEKQTLDRLKARINQEVMGNRGTWIDWQYLFVAASLLAKCRYTLQYTYPYAYFMEAGPRKELFEYQQAQLEAEIENLSWKIERAESTDRGDLENQMDIAEKRRTTLLKDFLDV; translated from the exons ATGGACGGTATGTCATTTGACTCTGATATGGAATATTCGGATAATGATTGTTACGATGATGACGATTATTATAATATGGGAGATGACTGTGATATTGAACAAATTGATCCGAGTAAAACTGATCCCGAATATTTTGCATATGATTGTTTAACTGTCGAAGAAGTTGAACGATTGTTAAATGAGTCTGTTGAAATTCTCagcaataatttacaaataacacCATCGTTAGCAAAA gTTTTGTTACATGCTCATGGCTGGCAAACTCAGGAAGTCTTATTAAAATATCGAGATAATTCAAAACTCCTAAATGGTATACGTCGTGGTTTGGGCGCACAAATGAAACCATCGACAACTGTGCCTAACAGTGCTTCCCCAAGTTGTAGTCTCTCAACTACATCAGCGGCTGTGAAAAATAATGCATCGTCATCATCACAACAAGTTCAGTGTCCCGTTTGTATGGTGGCACATTTGCctgaaaaattttgtggcctaCCATGTGGTCATGCATTCTGTACGGAGTGTTGGGCAATGCATTTTGAAGTACAAATTATGCAA gGTATTTCAACTGACATTTGTTGTATGGCCACTGATTGTGATGTATTGGTTCCAGAAGATTTAGTCTTAAGTTTTTTAATGCCTCGACCAGCACTTAGAAATCGTTATCAACAATTTGCATTTCAAGATTATGTAAGGTCTCATCCACAATTACGTTTTTGTCCCGGCCCAAATTGTCCACTGGTATTGCGTGCCAAAGAGCCACGTGCGAAACGTGCCACATGTAGCCAATGTAAAACAACACTTTGTTTCAA ATGTGGTACAGATTATCATGCGCCAACCGATTGTGGTATAATTAAAAAGTGGCTTACCAAATGTGCCGACGATAGTGAAACTGCAAATTATATAAGTGCTCATACTAAGGATTGCCCAAAATGTCATATATGTATTGAGAAAAATGGCGGTTGTAATCATATGCAAtgttataattgtaaatatgactTTTGTTGGATGTGTCTTGGTGATTGGAAAGCACATGGTTCTGAATATTACGAGTGTTCACGTTATAAAGAAAATCCAAATATTGCTCATGAATCCGTTCATGCAcag ttttgttcgCAGGCACGcgaagcattaaaaaaatatttacattattacgAACGTTGggaaaatcattcaaaatcactACGCTTAGAAAAACAAACGTTAGATCGTTTAAAAGCACGCATCAATCAAGAAGTAATGGGTAATCGTGGTACATGGATCGATTGGCAATATTTATTCGTCGCTGCATCCCTCTTAGCAAAATGCCGTTACACGTTACAGTATACATATCCATATGCATACTTTATGGAAGCTGGACCTAGAAAAGAGCTATTCGAATATCAACAAGCACAATTAGAGGCTGAAATCGAGAATTTATCATGGAAAATTGAACGGGCTGAATCAACGGATCGTGGTGATTTAGAAAATCAAATGGATATTGCTGAAAAAAGGCGTACAACTTTATTAAAAGACTTTTTAGATGTctga
- the LOC123302354 gene encoding potential E3 ubiquitin-protein ligase ariadne-2-like isoform X2: MDGMSFDSDMEYSDNDCYDDDDYYNMGDDCDIEQIDPSKTDPEYFAYDCLTVEEVERLLNESVEILSNNLQITPSLAKVLLHAHGWQTQEVLLKYRDNSKLLNGIRRGLGAQMKPSTTVPNSASPSCSLSTTSAAVKNNASSSSQQVQCPVCMVAHLPEKFCGLPCGHAFCTECWAMHFEVQIMQGISTDICCMATDCDVLVPEDLVLSFLMPRPALRNRYQQFAFQDYVRSHPQLRFCPGPNCPLVLRAKEPRAKRATCSQCKTTLCFKCGTDYHAPTDCGIIKKWLTKCADDSETANYISAHTKDCPKCHICIEKNGGCNHMQCYNCKYDFCWMCLGDWKAHGSEYYECSRYKENPNIAHESVHAQAREALKKYLHYYERWENHSKSLRLEKQTLDRLKARINQEVMGNRGTWIDWQYLFVAASLLAKCRYTLQYTYPYAYFMEAGPRKELFEYQQAQLEAEIENLSWKIERAESTDRGDLENQMDIAEKRRTTLLKDFLDV, from the exons ATGGACGGTATGTCATTTGACTCTGATATGGAATATTCGGATAATGATTGTTACGATGATGACGATTATTATAATATGGGAGATGACTGTGATATTGAACAAATTGATCCGAGTAAAACTGATCCCGAATATTTTGCATATGATTGTTTAACTGTCGAAGAAGTTGAACGATTGTTAAATGAGTCTGTTGAAATTCTCagcaataatttacaaataacacCATCGTTAGCAAAA gTTTTGTTACATGCTCATGGCTGGCAAACTCAGGAAGTCTTATTAAAATATCGAGATAATTCAAAACTCCTAAATGGTATACGTCGTGGTTTGGGCGCACAAATGAAACCATCGACAACTGTGCCTAACAGTGCTTCCCCAAGTTGTAGTCTCTCAACTACATCAGCGGCTGTGAAAAATAATGCATCGTCATCATCACAACAAGTTCAGTGTCCCGTTTGTATGGTGGCACATTTGCctgaaaaattttgtggcctaCCATGTGGTCATGCATTCTGTACGGAGTGTTGGGCAATGCATTTTGAAGTACAAATTATGCAA gGTATTTCAACTGACATTTGTTGTATGGCCACTGATTGTGATGTATTGGTTCCAGAAGATTTAGTCTTAAGTTTTTTAATGCCTCGACCAGCACTTAGAAATCGTTATCAACAATTTGCATTTCAAGATTATGTAAGGTCTCATCCACAATTACGTTTTTGTCCCGGCCCAAATTGTCCACTGGTATTGCGTGCCAAAGAGCCACGTGCGAAACGTGCCACATGTAGCCAATGTAAAACAACACTTTGTTTCAA ATGTGGTACAGATTATCATGCGCCAACCGATTGTGGTATAATTAAAAAGTGGCTTACCAAATGTGCCGACGATAGTGAAACTGCAAATTATATAAGTGCTCATACTAAGGATTGCCCAAAATGTCATATATGTATTGAGAAAAATGGCGGTTGTAATCATATGCAAtgttataattgtaaatatgactTTTGTTGGATGTGTCTTGGTGATTGGAAAGCACATGGTTCTGAATATTACGAGTGTTCACGTTATAAAGAAAATCCAAATATTGCTCATGAATCCGTTCATGCAcag GCACGcgaagcattaaaaaaatatttacattattacgAACGTTGggaaaatcattcaaaatcactACGCTTAGAAAAACAAACGTTAGATCGTTTAAAAGCACGCATCAATCAAGAAGTAATGGGTAATCGTGGTACATGGATCGATTGGCAATATTTATTCGTCGCTGCATCCCTCTTAGCAAAATGCCGTTACACGTTACAGTATACATATCCATATGCATACTTTATGGAAGCTGGACCTAGAAAAGAGCTATTCGAATATCAACAAGCACAATTAGAGGCTGAAATCGAGAATTTATCATGGAAAATTGAACGGGCTGAATCAACGGATCGTGGTGATTTAGAAAATCAAATGGATATTGCTGAAAAAAGGCGTACAACTTTATTAAAAGACTTTTTAGATGTctga
- the LOC123302337 gene encoding nucleolar transcription factor 1-A-like, with protein MGPKRKHQQVQQESDTEIPKAKSSKSGSKKKRPRKNKNDSIVKEEDSSAGIFVKDEADVGIKPGLITSDNTNDEENHIEENFSYENNDTTVASDDVVMLEPKIEQDLPTWPTNDLEILLGKIDEILPEKDNLRFKSRLAKLDWESLRFGDYSSDQCRQMWEFVQKHVRCYRLLGEIITDAKAWVSHPWTSYRNNKIKRHPDMPRRPLSCYMIYYMRNKTKVLKKNPKMDMPTLSKHISEMYKKLSPAKREKYMKLAEVQRDEYLVKLREFYKKHPELEPKSQKQKMIALNVPKKPFKLYYDSKLKDADDKIDRNLFLKKCKRKWKNLSDEKKFYWIDLALSQTGKNADTDTDANDEYKKKMQNLLTKEERHLKEKIAGKPDKPPLSAYALFSKNLIGTERIQGINPKDRIAAIAQEWKKCTEQEKESWKQKLMELIDQYKKDYSAYIESLTEEERLLELLNNQPKSRKKSTKEKEDEDAGASPEGTNDPPSPVYASTSKMPEILPNVTNHKKKRKQSTNSDVIETLENNVLEEPATPLATLLPDEPESPPAKPIELYAKELKNKTKSKKSVQDLWNELSNQEQEKYRKRLDKLKNTYIIKYEKFLKGLTPDELKLYSRMKTSRSKAAENESESESADEDESEEDSDDEDEENVEERVKKEVKSEDEDSAKSEGEAASSSEEEDDSDDSSD; from the coding sequence ATGGGGCCTAAACGCAAACATCAACAAGTACAACAAGAATCTGATACCGAAATACCAAAAGCAAAGTCTTCGAAAAGTGGATCGAAGAAAAAACGTccccgaaaaaataaaaatgattcaattgtAAAGGAAGAGGATTCATCGGCGGGAATATTTGTTAAAGATGAAGCAGATGTAGGCATTAAACCAGGTTTGATTACGTCAGATAACACGAATGATGAGGAAAATCATATTGAGGAAAATTTCTCGTATGAAAATAATGACACAACTGTTGCAAGCGACGATGTAGTTATGCTAGAACCTAAAATTGAACAAGATTTACCCACATGGCCCACAAAtgatttagaaatattattaggaaaaattgatgaaattttacCTGAAAAGGATAATTTACGTTTTAAGTCACGTTTAGCAAAACTCGATTGGGAGAGTTTACGATTTGGGGATTATTCAAGTGATCAGTGTCGTCAAATGTGGGAGTTTGTACAAAAACATGTACGATGTTACCGACTACTTGGTGAGATAATTACTGATGCCAAAGCATGGGTATCTCATCCATGGACATCgtacagaaataataaaataaagcgtCATCCAGATATGCCACGGCGTCCATTATCATGTTACATGATTTATTACATGCGAAATAAAACTAAGGTGCTAAAAAAGAATCCAAAAATGGATATGCCAACATTATCAAAGCATATCTctgaaatgtacaaaaaattatcacCTGCCAAACGTgagaaatatatgaaattagCGGAAGTACAACGAGACGAATATTTGGTAAAATTgcgtgaattttataaaaaacatcctGAATTGGAGCCTaaatcacaaaaacaaaaaatgattgcGTTAAACGTTCCAAAAAAAccgtttaaattatattacgaTTCGAAATTAAAGGATGCCGACGATAAAATTGATCGAaatctgtttttaaaaaaatgcaagagAAAATGGAAGAATTTAAGCGACGAAAAAAAGTTCTACTGGATAGATTTAGCGTTATCACAAACTGGCAAAAACGCAGATACGGATACAGATGCGAACGacgaatataaaaagaaaatgcaGAATTTATTAACCAAGGAAGAACGACATCTAAAAGAAAAGATTGCTGGAAAACCCGATAAACCACCATTATCAGCATATGctttattttcaaagaatctTATAGGAACAGAACGAATTCAAGGGATTAATCCAAAAGATCGTATTGCAGCGATTGCCCAAGAATGGAAAAAATGTACTGAACAGGAAAAAGAATCGTGGAAACAAAAACTGATGGAGTTAATCGatcaatataaaaaagattattCGGCATATATCGAATCGTTAACAGAGGAGGAACGATTATTGGAACTTCTAAACAATCAACCAAAATCACGAAAGAAAAGCACCAAAGAAAAGGAAGATGAAGATGCTGGAGCTTCACCTGAAGGTACCAATGATCCACCATCCCCTGTCTATGCATCTACTAGTAAAATGCCAGAGATACTACCAAATGTAActaaccataaaaaaaaacgaaagcaATCAACTAATTCGGACGTTATCGAGACTCTCGAAAATAATGTACTTGAAGAACCAGCTACACCATTGGCTACACTCCTTCCGGATGAACCTGAATCCCCACCAGCAAAACCAATTGAATTATATgcaaaagaattgaaaaataaaacgaaatcaaaaaaatctgtTCAAGATTTATGGAATGAATTATCAAATCAAGAGCAGGAGAAATATCGAAAGAGATtggacaaattaaaaaatacgtatATTATCAAGTATGAGAAATTCTTGAAGGGTTTGACGCCCGAtgagttaaaattatattcaagaaTGAAAACATCACGATCAAAGGCCGCTGAAAATGAAAGTGAATCAGAATCCGCTGATGAAGACGAGTCCGAAGAAGATTCTGACGATGAAGATGAAGAAAATGTGGAAGAGCGTGTGAAAAAAGAAGTTAAGAGTGAG